One window of the Helicobacter sp. 12S02232-10 genome contains the following:
- a CDS encoding HyaD/HybD family hydrogenase maturation endopeptidase codes for MKILVLGIGNILFGDEGIGVHLSNLLKLNYAFEGKHQVEIIDGGTMAQVLIPIITSYERVLILDCVSVAQACVGEVYYFDFDNVPEMITWAGSAHEVEMLQTLKLTQLLGDLPPVKIIGIVPEVIGEETAFKLSSEVKKGAVLAEKLAIEYLTQLGVSVRKIDDRDLQEIADFSFRGY; via the coding sequence TTGAAAATTTTAGTCTTAGGGATTGGAAATATACTATTTGGTGATGAAGGCATAGGTGTCCATCTTTCCAATCTTTTAAAGCTTAATTATGCTTTTGAAGGGAAACATCAAGTTGAAATAATTGATGGTGGGACGATGGCACAAGTTCTCATCCCAATCATTACCTCTTATGAGCGTGTTTTAATTCTTGATTGTGTGAGTGTTGCACAAGCGTGCGTAGGCGAAGTATATTATTTTGATTTTGATAATGTCCCTGAAATGATCACGTGGGCAGGTAGTGCTCACGAGGTTGAAATGCTCCAGACGCTTAAATTAACCCAGCTTTTAGGGGATCTCCCACCTGTAAAAATTATCGGTATTGTGCCAGAAGTTATCGGAGAAGAAACGGCTTTTAAACTTTCTTCTGAAGTCAAAAAAGGAGCTGTTTTGGCCGAAAAATTAGCAATTGAATATTTAACCCAATTGGGTGTAAGTGTCCGTAAAATTGATGATAGAGATTTGCAAGAAATTGCAGATTTTTCTTTTAGGGGTTATTAA
- a CDS encoding EAL domain-containing protein, whose translation MDVRNNLDFVQNQENNINIFIKKIYSRNVANLAVIEIDNFNGIGIVYGIKAISKMAKNFCLKALDFFPKNYELYTLGFGVFALVTNEKVSLKTFLKNLNVFKNLFVKHEFTINEKVKICLSLYIGVSSKYSPSGNSKYRFDVLREAFCALLDTKNSHKHLIVFDKTQTSLKNIQEKIKITKLVYQAFVDDALIPYFQPIVDLKTGAIFKYEALARIQTSDNKLIYPKDFFKVLKHTVVYVQAVKRLIQKAFNVVVQKGISISINLNVADIEDPEISEWLLDEISKRNLGNLVTIEITEHERIKDFAKLSNFFKKIRKTGAKIAIDDFGCGYSNLEIVMHIPIDFIKIDGSFIIDIDQDPHKAQIVAGIVNFAKALKIATIAEFVSTREIYKKVKSLEVDYVQGYFTGKPINLEQNMLKSQ comes from the coding sequence GTGGATGTTAGAAATAATTTAGATTTTGTTCAAAATCAAGAGAACAATATCAATATTTTTATTAAAAAAATATATAGTCGAAATGTAGCCAATCTTGCTGTTATTGAGATTGATAATTTCAATGGAATCGGCATTGTTTATGGTATCAAAGCTATTTCAAAGATGGCAAAAAATTTTTGTCTCAAAGCATTGGATTTTTTCCCCAAAAATTATGAACTTTATACTTTGGGTTTTGGGGTTTTTGCTTTAGTGACCAATGAAAAAGTATCTTTAAAAACTTTTTTAAAAAACCTTAATGTTTTCAAAAATTTATTTGTAAAACACGAATTCACGATCAATGAAAAAGTTAAGATCTGCCTTTCACTTTATATTGGCGTTTCTTCTAAATACTCTCCAAGTGGGAATTCTAAGTATCGGTTTGATGTTTTAAGAGAAGCATTTTGCGCACTTTTGGATACTAAAAATTCCCATAAACATTTGATTGTATTTGATAAAACCCAAACAAGTTTAAAAAATATCCAAGAAAAAATCAAAATCACAAAACTTGTCTATCAAGCTTTTGTTGATGATGCTTTAATCCCTTATTTTCAACCCATAGTTGATTTGAAAACTGGGGCAATCTTTAAATATGAAGCCCTTGCAAGGATTCAAACCTCTGATAATAAGCTGATTTATCCTAAGGATTTTTTTAAAGTCCTCAAGCATACTGTTGTGTATGTCCAAGCTGTGAAGCGTTTGATTCAAAAAGCTTTTAATGTTGTTGTTCAAAAAGGGATTAGTATCTCCATTAATTTAAATGTAGCAGATATTGAAGATCCAGAAATATCTGAATGGTTGCTAGATGAGATATCAAAAAGGAATTTGGGCAATTTAGTGACCATTGAAATCACTGAACACGAAAGAATCAAAGATTTTGCCAAGCTATCTAATTTCTTTAAAAAAATCAGAAAAACAGGTGCTAAAATCGCCATAGATGATTTTGGTTGCGGTTATTCCAATCTTGAAATCGTTATGCATATTCCGATAGATTTTATCAAGATTGATGGCAGTTTTATCATTGATATTGACCAAGATCCCCATAAAGCTCAAATAGTAGCTGGTATCGTAAATTTTGCAAAAGCTTTGAAAATTGCTACCATAGCTGAATTTGTAAGCACGAGAGAAATTTATAAAAAAGTCAAATCTTTAGAAGTTGATTATGTTCAAGGTTATTTTACCGGCAAACCGATAAATTTGGAGCAAAATATGTTAAAATCTCAATAA
- the panD gene encoding aspartate 1-decarboxylase, translating to MRFEMLYSKIHRAKVTDANLNYVGSITIDSELAKSAGLIEGMKVEVLNINNGERFSTYVILGLPNSGEICLNGAAARKAQIGDIVIIVAYAGYEKSELQDYAPTIVMVDGSNKILSIKKEV from the coding sequence ATGAGATTTGAAATGCTTTATAGCAAGATACATCGCGCTAAAGTAACAGATGCCAATTTAAATTACGTAGGCTCAATTACCATTGATTCTGAACTTGCCAAGAGTGCAGGGCTGATTGAGGGTATGAAAGTTGAAGTGCTTAATATTAATAATGGCGAACGTTTTAGCACTTATGTTATTTTGGGTCTTCCAAATTCAGGTGAAATTTGTTTGAATGGAGCAGCAGCCCGAAAGGCTCAAATAGGTGATATTGTCATCATTGTTGCGTATGCTGGGTATGAAAAATCCGAACTGCAAGACTATGCTCCTACTATTGTGATGGTAGATGGAAGCAATAAGATATTATCGATAAAAAAAGAGGTGTGA
- the glyS gene encoding glycine--tRNA ligase subunit beta, translated as MNTEDLLVEILLEELPALPFLKEFPNIAQKWEKVLEKYDLSSKTQVFYTPRRITIFCPSFSVMTPQREEEFFGPPIGIAYVDGDIKKGLSKAGESFCKKCQVSIQDLKTTHKDGKEVLYFSKQIQGIQVASLLPEIITDFLESLNFGKSMRWGRIKKSFIRPIRNICILFGNQDIKMEAYGFNAKKATKIHSDKSFQWQEVSSIPNYFDTLQKGCVILSQEDRRAKILQDLKNLQKDQNIEVEIDKELLEEIVAITEYPRALYGQFDENFLTLPPEVIITSMKENQRYFAIKKDGKLHNGFIVVSNSTASDVTKIILGNQKVLRARLSDAMFFYQNDLLRGLLPDGLEKVVFVEGLGTLKDKAEREKKIALYLVEKYQEFLPTPLEEAKNLMARTLDISKADLLSEMVYEFPELQGLMGYYYAKAQDENQNICLAIKEQYLPIGENSMLPSEMFSSIVAISSKLDSIFSLFSIGKIPTGSKDPFALRRAATGVLKIVLEYKIPFDLHKDIKNLFDCVGYQPLDISLIEDFFIERFEGIMALNPSIYRSVLSSGEREVCAIILKASALNRFFENANKEAFISTFKRVANITKEMKNAQKINQSLLKQPEELHLYEAYEAIEKRSFGSIDEKIQALFSLKKPLDAFFQNVLVNDSDDSIKENRKNLIFSIYQKFLQVGDVKEIAF; from the coding sequence TTGAATACAGAGGATTTGTTGGTAGAAATTCTGCTTGAAGAATTACCTGCTCTGCCGTTTTTGAAGGAATTTCCCAATATTGCACAAAAATGGGAGAAAGTCTTAGAAAAGTACGACTTATCAAGCAAAACTCAAGTATTTTATACACCCAGACGCATTACAATATTTTGCCCTTCTTTTTCTGTGATGACTCCACAGAGGGAAGAAGAGTTTTTTGGTCCTCCCATTGGAATAGCCTATGTCGATGGAGATATAAAAAAAGGTTTGAGCAAAGCAGGTGAGAGTTTTTGCAAAAAGTGCCAAGTGTCTATACAAGATTTAAAAACCACCCATAAAGATGGCAAAGAAGTCTTATATTTTTCAAAACAAATTCAAGGCATCCAAGTAGCGAGCCTTCTTCCTGAAATCATCACCGATTTTTTAGAAAGCTTAAATTTTGGAAAATCAATGCGATGGGGTCGCATCAAGAAAAGCTTTATCCGTCCGATCAGAAATATCTGCATTCTTTTTGGCAATCAAGATATAAAAATGGAAGCCTATGGTTTTAACGCCAAAAAAGCGACAAAAATCCATTCTGATAAGAGTTTCCAATGGCAAGAAGTAAGCAGCATTCCAAATTATTTTGACACTCTTCAAAAGGGCTGTGTGATTCTTTCGCAAGAAGATCGCAGGGCAAAAATTTTGCAAGATTTAAAAAATCTTCAAAAAGATCAAAATATTGAAGTTGAAATCGATAAAGAGCTTTTAGAAGAAATCGTTGCAATCACAGAGTATCCAAGAGCTTTATATGGGCAGTTTGATGAAAATTTTTTAACTCTTCCTCCTGAAGTCATCATCACTTCAATGAAAGAAAATCAACGTTATTTTGCAATCAAAAAAGATGGAAAACTTCACAATGGTTTTATCGTAGTGAGCAATTCTACGGCTTCAGATGTGACAAAAATCATTCTGGGGAATCAAAAGGTTTTAAGAGCAAGATTAAGCGATGCAATGTTTTTTTATCAAAACGATCTTTTAAGAGGGCTACTTCCTGATGGGCTTGAAAAAGTCGTTTTTGTCGAAGGATTAGGCACTCTCAAAGACAAGGCAGAACGCGAGAAAAAAATCGCACTTTATTTGGTTGAAAAATATCAGGAATTTTTACCCACCCCTTTAGAAGAGGCTAAAAATCTGATGGCACGCACGCTTGATATTTCAAAAGCAGATTTGCTTAGTGAGATGGTTTATGAATTTCCCGAACTTCAAGGATTGATGGGTTATTATTACGCCAAAGCTCAAGATGAAAACCAAAATATTTGCCTTGCCATTAAAGAGCAGTATCTGCCTATAGGTGAGAATTCTATGCTACCATCTGAAATGTTTTCATCAATCGTAGCGATTTCAAGCAAGCTTGATAGTATTTTTTCGCTTTTTAGTATCGGAAAAATCCCCACAGGTTCAAAAGATCCTTTTGCACTCAGGCGAGCAGCTACAGGCGTGTTAAAAATTGTCTTAGAATATAAAATCCCCTTTGATTTGCATAAAGACATTAAAAATCTTTTTGATTGCGTGGGTTATCAACCTTTAGACATCTCTTTGATTGAAGATTTTTTTATCGAGCGTTTCGAAGGAATTATGGCACTAAACCCCTCAATTTATAGAAGCGTTTTAAGTAGTGGCGAACGTGAAGTTTGTGCCATAATCCTTAAAGCCTCTGCCTTAAACAGATTCTTTGAAAATGCAAACAAAGAAGCCTTTATCAGCACCTTTAAGCGGGTTGCAAATATTACCAAAGAAATGAAAAACGCTCAAAAAATCAATCAAAGTCTTTTAAAACAGCCTGAAGAACTCCATCTTTATGAGGCCTATGAGGCGATTGAAAAGAGGAGTTTTGGGAGTATTGATGAGAAAATTCAAGCCTTATTTTCACTCAAAAAACCCCTTGATGCATTTTTTCAAAACGTATTGGTAAATGACAGCGACGATTCAATCAAAGAAAATCGCAAAAACTTGATTTTTAGTATTTATCAAAAATTCTTACAAGTAGGCGATGTCAAAGAAATTGCGTTTTAA
- the surE gene encoding 5'/3'-nucleotidase SurE: MKRKILLTNDDGYDSKGLLALRDALSEIAQVFIVAPSSEKSACGHGLTLTKPLRFVKIDDNFFKLDDGTPADCIYLALNTIYKEALRPDLVISGINLGSNMGEDITYSGTAAGAMEGVIQDIPSIAISQVMRDKNLVDTFDFALAKKVIYEIVKKIFDASFPLGKRKFLNINVPQINVSEFKGYKIAQKGYRLYGNEAHLNRNPRGQEYYWLGLHPLAWDERKTPENRISDFSAVHQGYVSITPITLDMTSYEDMDSLEIWLK, from the coding sequence ATGAAAAGAAAAATACTTCTGACCAATGATGATGGTTATGACTCCAAAGGTCTTTTGGCGTTAAGGGACGCTTTGAGTGAGATAGCCCAAGTCTTTATTGTGGCTCCTTCAAGTGAAAAATCTGCTTGCGGGCACGGGCTTACACTGACAAAACCTTTGAGATTTGTCAAGATTGATGATAATTTTTTCAAGCTTGATGATGGAACGCCTGCTGATTGTATTTATCTTGCACTCAACACGATCTATAAAGAAGCACTTCGCCCTGATTTAGTGATTTCAGGGATTAATTTGGGTTCAAATATGGGAGAAGATATCACGTATTCAGGAACTGCTGCAGGAGCGATGGAGGGAGTGATTCAAGATATCCCATCGATAGCAATTTCACAGGTGATGAGAGATAAAAATTTGGTTGATACATTTGATTTTGCTTTGGCTAAAAAAGTGATTTATGAAATTGTCAAAAAGATTTTTGATGCTAGTTTTCCCTTAGGAAAGAGAAAATTTTTAAACATCAATGTTCCTCAAATCAATGTCTCTGAGTTTAAGGGCTATAAGATTGCCCAAAAAGGTTATAGGCTTTATGGAAATGAAGCCCATCTCAATCGTAACCCTAGAGGGCAGGAGTATTATTGGTTGGGCTTGCACCCGCTTGCGTGGGATGAAAGAAAAACTCCCGAAAACAGAATTTCAGACTTTAGTGCCGTGCATCAAGGGTATGTTTCGATTACCCCAATTACTTTAGATATGACGAGCTATGAAGATATGGATTCTTTGGAAATATGGTTAAAATGA
- the gpmI gene encoding 2,3-bisphosphoglycerate-independent phosphoglycerate mutase, which yields MAQKTLLVITDGIGHNPKTQYNAFYQAKKPTYEWMFKNIPHSLIKTYGMSVGLPEGQMGNSEVGHMCIGSGRILYQDLVKISLAIQNHQIEENPAFQSVTNHSKIIHLCGLISDGGVHSHLDHFLAIAKLLQKAGKKVWLHLITDGRDVLPKSAKTYIEKICAICSEDIKIATICGRFYAMDRDKRWDRVKIAYESIVTAKNPSPLCAMEYITNMYSQNITDEFILPASFKDYAGMNDGEGFIFTNFRSDRAREIIEAIGNTNFEGFERNKKVRLNIATMTCYDEKFSYPVFFPKEKIRNTLAEIVSNANLTQAHVAETEKYAHVTFFLNGGIEEPFTNESRVLIPSPKVSTYDLCPQMSAAEVSQAVQKFMQMGTDLIVVNFANGDMVGHTGNLEAAINAVEALDTELGNIIKCAEELNYAFVITSDHGNCEEMKDDAGNMLTNHTIGDVYCFVMGEGVEKIKDGGLNNIAPTVLKLMGLSKPEEMDEALF from the coding sequence ATGGCACAAAAAACTCTTCTGGTTATTACTGATGGTATCGGGCATAACCCCAAAACCCAATACAACGCTTTTTATCAGGCAAAAAAGCCCACTTATGAGTGGATGTTTAAAAATATTCCTCATTCTTTGATTAAAACCTATGGAATGAGCGTGGGTCTTCCTGAGGGACAAATGGGAAATTCTGAAGTAGGGCATATGTGCATTGGATCTGGCAGGATTCTTTATCAGGATTTGGTCAAAATTTCTTTAGCTATTCAAAACCATCAAATTGAAGAAAATCCCGCTTTTCAATCTGTAACCAATCATTCAAAAATCATTCATTTATGCGGTCTAATCAGCGATGGGGGTGTGCATTCGCATTTAGATCATTTTCTTGCTATCGCCAAGCTGCTCCAAAAAGCGGGTAAAAAAGTTTGGCTTCATCTCATTACTGATGGTAGAGACGTTCTTCCTAAAAGTGCAAAAACTTATATTGAAAAAATTTGTGCGATCTGTTCTGAAGATATAAAAATAGCAACAATTTGTGGGCGATTTTATGCAATGGATAGAGATAAACGTTGGGATCGTGTGAAAATTGCTTATGAGAGCATTGTGACAGCAAAAAATCCAAGCCCGCTTTGTGCGATGGAATACATAACAAATATGTATTCTCAAAATATTACTGATGAATTCATTTTGCCTGCAAGCTTCAAAGATTATGCGGGTATGAATGATGGAGAAGGATTTATTTTTACAAATTTTAGGAGTGATCGTGCTAGAGAAATTATTGAGGCTATTGGGAATACGAATTTTGAGGGCTTTGAAAGGAATAAAAAAGTTCGCCTCAATATCGCAACAATGACTTGCTATGATGAAAAATTTTCCTATCCAGTATTCTTTCCTAAGGAAAAAATCCGAAATACATTGGCTGAAATCGTCTCAAATGCTAACCTTACCCAAGCTCACGTTGCTGAAACTGAAAAATATGCTCACGTTACTTTCTTTTTAAATGGGGGGATTGAAGAACCTTTTACCAATGAAAGCAGAGTACTTATCCCAAGCCCAAAAGTCAGCACTTATGATCTATGCCCGCAAATGAGTGCTGCAGAGGTTTCTCAAGCTGTTCAGAAATTTATGCAGATGGGTACTGATTTGATTGTGGTTAATTTCGCAAACGGAGATATGGTAGGGCATACAGGAAACTTAGAAGCTGCTATCAATGCAGTCGAAGCTCTTGATACTGAGCTTGGAAACATTATTAAATGTGCCGAAGAACTTAATTACGCATTTGTAATTACAAGCGATCACGGAAATTGTGAAGAAATGAAAGATGATGCAGGCAATATGCTTACCAATCACACTATTGGCGATGTTTATTGCTTTGTGATGGGAGAAGGGGTGGAGAAAATCAAAGATGGCGGTTTGAATAACATTGCTCCCACAGTACTAAAATTGATGGGATTATCTAAGCCTGAAGAAATGGATGAGGCGCTGTTTTAG
- a CDS encoding 7-carboxy-7-deazaguanine synthase QueE translates to MLPISEIFYSLQGEGEFIGTPSVFVRLGGCNLTCRGFGIKSRFKDREFLGCDSIYAANSAFSKEWQFYENSTDLIEKIKSFSQTKFDVILTGGEPSLHFKNPILSQTIKYFLQREHRVCVESNASVKFKFDEVLKHLYFTLSVKLSNSGEPLEKRIKPYVIQEIIDNAYSVVFKFVCNAQMCRNKKVIEEIKDLLSKLSLKGNKIFLMPQGTTEKELNENIKEIYPICLQEGFCFSDRLHIRIWGDKRGF, encoded by the coding sequence ATGTTACCCATTTCTGAGATTTTTTACAGCCTGCAAGGAGAGGGTGAGTTTATCGGCACTCCTAGCGTATTTGTAAGGCTTGGAGGGTGCAATCTTACGTGCAGGGGATTTGGGATTAAAAGTCGGTTCAAAGATAGAGAGTTTTTGGGTTGTGATAGCATTTATGCAGCAAATTCGGCTTTTTCAAAAGAATGGCAATTTTATGAAAACAGCACTGATCTCATAGAAAAAATAAAGTCATTTTCTCAAACAAAATTTGATGTGATCTTGACAGGAGGGGAGCCAAGCTTGCATTTTAAAAATCCCATTTTATCCCAAACCATAAAATATTTTTTGCAAAGAGAACATCGGGTTTGTGTAGAAAGTAACGCAAGTGTAAAATTTAAGTTTGATGAGGTTTTAAAACACCTTTATTTTACTTTGAGTGTTAAGTTAAGCAATTCTGGTGAACCTCTTGAAAAAAGGATAAAACCTTACGTGATCCAAGAAATTATTGACAATGCTTATAGTGTGGTTTTTAAATTTGTCTGCAATGCCCAAATGTGTCGAAACAAAAAAGTTATCGAAGAAATCAAGGATCTACTCTCTAAACTTTCACTCAAGGGAAATAAAATTTTTTTAATGCCACAAGGAACGACAGAAAAGGAATTGAATGAAAATATCAAAGAGATTTATCCAATTTGCCTCCAAGAGGGCTTTTGTTTTTCCGACAGGCTTCATATTCGAATATGGGGGGATAAAAGAGGATTTTGA
- a CDS encoding YbaB/EbfC family nucleoid-associated protein: MFDPEQFGNLFGNMQKEFSNLEEKAKETIITAKSGGGLVSVSINGAGELVDIVIDDGLLQDKESLQILLISAINDAYKSVEENKKSMAFQMLGGLPFGTK, encoded by the coding sequence ATGTTTGATCCTGAACAGTTTGGGAATCTTTTTGGAAATATGCAAAAAGAATTTTCTAATCTGGAAGAAAAGGCAAAAGAAACGATTATCACTGCTAAAAGCGGGGGTGGGCTTGTAAGTGTGAGTATCAATGGTGCAGGCGAACTTGTCGATATTGTTATTGATGATGGTTTGCTTCAAGATAAGGAGTCTTTGCAAATCCTTTTAATCAGTGCGATCAATGATGCTTATAAAAGCGTCGAAGAAAATAAAAAGTCTATGGCGTTTCAAATGCTTGGCGGGCTTCCGTTTGGAACGAAATAA
- a CDS encoding polyprenyl synthetase family protein, with translation MDVNFYRETCTAFDKFLIAFKPEIKGFHPYFEHSFWEMIENGGKRFRPKLLLSVVCALNPALSKNAFLPALALECLHTYSLIHDDLPAMDNASLRRGHPTLHQSYDEVTAILVGDALNTYSFYLLSQARLDDGVKIRLIRELSDKGGIGGMVIGQAMDCFFENQTLEIQKLQEIHLNKTAKVIASSLKMGAMISNVSKDLEDILSDFGLKLGLYFQIRDDIIDVTQSEVQAGKTTQHDKGKNSYVNLLGLEGANGSIKDLQNEILENLNGFDKRLKENLNDLLKDYL, from the coding sequence ATGGATGTGAATTTTTATCGGGAAACTTGCACTGCATTTGATAAATTTCTTATTGCTTTTAAGCCTGAAATAAAAGGTTTTCATCCTTATTTTGAGCATTCATTTTGGGAAATGATAGAAAATGGGGGTAAAAGATTTCGCCCCAAGCTTTTGCTTTCAGTTGTCTGTGCGCTCAATCCAGCTTTGAGTAAAAATGCTTTTTTGCCCGCTTTGGCTTTAGAGTGCTTGCATACTTATTCTTTGATCCACGATGACTTGCCTGCTATGGATAATGCTTCTTTGCGAAGAGGGCATCCTACATTACATCAGAGCTATGATGAAGTGACGGCTATATTGGTTGGAGATGCTTTAAATACTTATTCTTTTTATCTTTTGAGCCAAGCACGTCTTGATGATGGAGTAAAAATCAGACTCATTAGAGAACTTTCTGATAAGGGTGGGATTGGAGGTATGGTAATAGGGCAGGCAATGGATTGTTTTTTTGAGAACCAAACCCTTGAAATTCAAAAGCTTCAAGAAATTCATTTAAACAAAACTGCTAAAGTGATCGCATCGAGCTTAAAAATGGGCGCTATGATTTCTAATGTTTCTAAAGATTTGGAAGACATTTTGAGTGATTTCGGGCTGAAATTAGGGCTTTATTTTCAAATACGCGATGATATTATCGATGTAACCCAATCTGAAGTGCAAGCAGGGAAGACAACCCAGCACGATAAGGGTAAAAACAGCTATGTGAATTTATTGGGACTTGAGGGTGCAAATGGAAGCATCAAAGACCTTCAAAATGAGATTTTAGAGAATTTAAACGGATTTGATAAGCGTTTAAAAGAAAATCTTAACGATTTACTGAAGGATTATCTATGA
- a CDS encoding 6-carboxytetrahydropterin synthase: MVIRRSFGFCASHIVRNCTSKRCSTSIHGHNYKVEIFVGADSLDSAGMILDFGIFKNQIADFIDGFDHAHHFWDKEEPDFIDFILKNSARYIRLSLNPSAENYALILLFYIDKILGATEFGNSEGAIKVTSVRIHETDHGYAEAFREDLNNPNFMKHISLDSVEFSEQIRLEWRDSDMLEKLKAYDCHSLQKPFKNPLPLHQIKI, encoded by the coding sequence ATGGTAATTCGGCGTTCTTTTGGTTTTTGTGCTTCTCATATTGTGCGTAATTGCACTTCTAAGAGATGTTCTACAAGCATTCACGGGCATAATTACAAAGTTGAGATTTTTGTGGGTGCAGATTCTTTAGATAGTGCTGGTATGATTCTTGATTTTGGAATTTTTAAAAATCAAATCGCTGATTTTATTGATGGGTTTGATCACGCCCATCATTTTTGGGATAAAGAAGAACCTGATTTTATAGATTTTATCCTCAAAAATTCCGCAAGATATATCAGACTTTCACTCAATCCAAGCGCTGAAAACTATGCTTTGATATTGCTGTTTTATATTGATAAGATTTTAGGTGCGACTGAATTTGGAAATTCTGAAGGAGCAATAAAAGTGACTTCTGTGCGTATCCACGAAACCGATCACGGCTATGCAGAAGCCTTTAGAGAGGACTTAAACAATCCAAATTTTATGAAGCACATCTCTTTAGATTCGGTAGAATTTTCAGAACAGATACGCCTTGAATGGAGAGATTCTGATATGCTTGAAAAGCTGAAAGCTTATGATTGCCATTCTTTGCAAAAACCTTTTAAAAACCCCCTCCCTTTACATCAGATTAAAATTTAA
- a CDS encoding PDZ domain-containing protein has product MPNPPILKSLLIFWIVSGVFGYDFSYCVKYYDEATISQGGQHAVSIKTSKGNVSLLFSPSPPIGVKILKADPFVGLYLIETRPPKYAYHISKIDDYAKKKELSSIASKVSSKGRIIKAQSGFTHYAQFSVPVLRNGVVGNICYQIYGIGVGGKYFIDKTYLDRFLNQKSPYYGDIGVRVVQRDKYVIVRQVDPFFEHNPFLPGDVILSVNGKALNSYADFEWVVSNLPYKKPAEILLIRNNQKKKIKVLTDKRYGGFLLSDTFLERFGIWLDQNLTITRIDENPSKKLDSFRVGDKIIWIDKKPVLKESDDSFAKADDSLRSALSKAGLKKNIEVLIMRNGLEFYLKL; this is encoded by the coding sequence ATGCCCAACCCTCCTATCCTAAAGAGTTTATTAATTTTTTGGATTGTATCAGGAGTTTTTGGTTATGACTTTTCTTATTGTGTCAAATATTATGATGAGGCCACGATTTCTCAAGGAGGACAGCACGCAGTTTCTATCAAGACTTCCAAAGGAAATGTGTCCTTGCTTTTTTCTCCAAGCCCTCCAATAGGGGTTAAGATTTTAAAAGCCGATCCTTTTGTGGGATTGTATCTGATTGAGACTCGTCCTCCAAAATATGCTTACCATATTTCAAAAATTGATGATTATGCCAAGAAAAAAGAGCTTTCAAGCATTGCTTCTAAGGTTTCTTCTAAGGGCAGGATCATAAAAGCCCAAAGTGGCTTTACCCATTACGCCCAATTTTCTGTTCCTGTTCTTAGAAATGGAGTTGTAGGGAATATTTGTTATCAGATTTATGGGATTGGAGTAGGGGGAAAATATTTTATTGATAAAACCTATTTAGATAGATTTTTAAACCAAAAATCGCCTTATTATGGGGATATAGGCGTCAGAGTTGTACAAAGAGACAAATATGTTATCGTACGCCAAGTCGATCCTTTTTTTGAACACAATCCTTTTTTGCCTGGAGATGTAATTTTATCTGTTAATGGCAAAGCTTTAAATTCTTATGCAGACTTTGAATGGGTTGTAAGCAATCTGCCCTACAAAAAACCTGCCGAAATCCTTTTAATCAGAAACAATCAAAAAAAGAAAATAAAAGTTTTGACAGATAAGCGTTACGGAGGATTTTTACTTTCGGATACTTTTTTGGAAAGATTTGGAATTTGGCTTGATCAAAATCTTACGATCACACGCATTGATGAAAATCCTTCAAAAAAACTTGATTCTTTTAGGGTCGGTGACAAAATTATTTGGATCGATAAAAAACCCGTATTAAAAGAAAGCGATGATTCTTTTGCAAAAGCAGATGACTCTTTAAGGAGTGCTTTAAGCAAGGCAGGCTTGAAAAAAAATATAGAAGTCTTGATTATGCGCAACGGATTAGAATTTTATTTAAAATTGTGA